One genomic region from Rosa rugosa chromosome 1, drRosRugo1.1, whole genome shotgun sequence encodes:
- the LOC133725565 gene encoding ubiquitin-conjugating enzyme E2 34-like, whose protein sequence is MAEKSCIKRLQKEYRALCKEPVSHVVARPSPNDILEWHYVLEGSEGTPFAGGYYYGKIKFPSEYPYKPPGISMTTPNGRFMTQKKICLSMSDFHPESWNPMWSVSSILTGLLSFMMDNSPTTGSVNTTVAEKQRLAKTSLAFNAKNVTFRKMFPEYVEKYNQQQQQLSEQLNQEQVASESSQENSKPLLEKVDDSTAGGMKTVGALKDTRKNKKQSFPTWMMLLLISIFGVVMALPLLQL, encoded by the exons ATGGCAGAGAAATCATGCATCAAGCGCCTACAGAAGGAATATAGAGCACTGTGTAAG GAACCAGTTTCTCATGTTGTGGCCCGTCCTTCCCCAAATGACATTCTCGAATGGC ATTACGTTTTGGAGGGAAGCGAAGGAACACCTTTTGCAG GTGGATATTACTATGGAAAGATCAAGTTTCCTTCAGAGTATCCCTATAAACCACCAGGAATCAG CATGACTACTCCCAATGGACGATTCATGACTCAGAAGAAAATTTGTTTGTCTATGAGCGATT TTCATCCTGAAAGTTGGAATCCAATGTGGTCCGTGTCAAG CATACTTACAGGGCTTCTTTCATTTATG ATGGACAACAGTCCTACAACTGGCAGTGTGAACACTACTGTAGCTGAGAAGCAACGTTTGGCAAAGACTTCTCTTGCTTTTAACGCTAAGAA TGTCACATTTCGCAAGATGTTCCCGGAGTATGTGGAGAAGTATaaccagcagcagcagcagctttcTGAGCAGCTGAATCAAGAGCAGGTGGCCTCTGAATCATCTCAGGAAAATTCCAAGCCCTTGTTGGAAAAGGTTGACGATTCCACGGCAGGAGGTATGAAAACAGTAGGTGCCCTAAAGGACACgaggaaaaacaaaaagcagtcATTCCCAACTTGGATGATGTTATTGCTCATTTCTATCTTTGGCGTTGTAATGGCTCTGCCTCTACTTCAACTTTAA